One window from the genome of Spirosoma rhododendri encodes:
- a CDS encoding alcohol dehydrogenase catalytic domain-containing protein has translation MNSESNSSGNQSVQYNQFGGTDVYYLADLPVPSPGTGEVVVRVKAAGINPGETKIRSGALQAIFPSTFPSGQGSDFAGIVEAVGQGVDRVRPGDEVIGFSDKRNSQAQYVVVDQTHLTPRPAGVSWEQAGGLFVAGSTAYAGVKALALKPGDLLIVAGAAGG, from the coding sequence ATGAACAGCGAGTCTAATTCATCCGGAAATCAATCCGTACAGTACAATCAGTTTGGGGGAACCGACGTCTATTATCTGGCTGATCTGCCAGTGCCATCGCCCGGAACGGGTGAAGTAGTCGTTCGGGTAAAAGCGGCCGGTATCAACCCCGGCGAAACGAAAATTCGCAGTGGAGCACTCCAGGCTATTTTCCCGTCTACGTTTCCATCCGGTCAGGGTAGTGACTTTGCGGGTATTGTCGAGGCCGTTGGTCAGGGTGTCGACAGGGTCAGACCGGGCGACGAAGTGATCGGCTTTTCGGACAAACGCAACAGCCAGGCGCAGTACGTCGTCGTCGACCAGACGCATCTGACACCCCGCCCCGCCGGCGTAAGCTGGGAGCAGGCAGGTGGTCTGTTTGTGGCGGGCAGTACGGCCTATGCGGGCGTGAAGGCACTGGCACTGAAGCCCGGCGATCTGCTGATCGTGGCCGGTGCTGCCGGGGGGTAG
- a CDS encoding zinc-binding dehydrogenase encodes MQLATAWGADVIGLAGQANHAWLRDHGVTPVDYRPDAEKAVREALQGRQPAALFDCSGAGYVDLALSLGIPADRINTIADFTAVAKYKVKSVGSAAASNADVLAELAGLIDAGKLEFPVAGSYPLSDVKAAYDDLDAGHTHGKIVLIPW; translated from the coding sequence GTGCAACTGGCTACGGCCTGGGGTGCCGACGTGATCGGTCTGGCCGGTCAGGCCAACCATGCCTGGCTGCGCGACCACGGCGTAACCCCCGTCGACTACCGGCCCGACGCGGAGAAAGCCGTCCGGGAGGCTTTGCAGGGGCGTCAGCCGGCGGCCCTGTTCGACTGCTCCGGAGCCGGTTACGTGGATCTCGCCCTCAGCCTGGGCATCCCCGCCGACCGGATTAACACCATCGCTGACTTTACCGCCGTTGCGAAATACAAGGTCAAATCGGTGGGTAGTGCGGCAGCATCCAATGCCGATGTACTGGCTGAACTGGCCGGGCTGATCGACGCGGGCAAGCTGGAGTTTCCGGTAGCCGGCAGCTATCCGTTGTCAGACGTAAAAGCGGCTTACGATGACCTGGATGCAGGCCACACACATGGCAAAATCGTTCTTATCCCTTGGTAG
- a CDS encoding cupin domain-containing protein, which yields MLVPPGGGPGPHAHANIIETFYVIDGEVVIRSETQTYTARKGASVTIPMGGAVHMFKNESDKPAHLLCIVVPSGLEAMFQEIGQPVAADEFLPPPAVTPDWIAQMQAVAEKHGQEVFPPDYFETK from the coding sequence ATGCTGGTTCCGCCCGGCGGTGGCCCCGGTCCGCACGCCCACGCCAACATCATTGAAACGTTTTACGTAATCGATGGCGAAGTGGTTATTCGGTCGGAAACGCAGACGTACACGGCCCGTAAGGGGGCATCTGTTACGATTCCGATGGGTGGGGCGGTGCACATGTTTAAAAACGAATCCGACAAGCCAGCGCACCTGCTTTGTATCGTGGTGCCGTCGGGACTGGAGGCTATGTTTCAGGAGATTGGCCAGCCGGTAGCTGCCGATGAGTTTCTGCCCCCGCCAGCCGTAACCCCCGACTGGATCGCGCAGATGCAGGCTGTCGCAGAGAAACACGGTCAGGAGGTATTTCCGCCGGATTATTTCGAAACGAAGTAG
- a CDS encoding helix-hairpin-helix domain-containing protein, translating into MSNAEIVDLLELTARLMELHERDAFKTRAFQSAAFNLDKTTADLSQLPVDELVKLPGVGKSVAQKIHEISQTGRLSDLDALLAETPAGVLDMFRIKGLGVKKVRTLWRELGIDTLDALRQAGEEGRIATIKGFGASTQEKILDALTFLQEQQGKLRMDRADELAQRLREQLLPHFERVDVSGQVRRRVQEVDTVQLLVQTTDPLSAMLTLRGMPELLIDERESSPFVWRGRFAGYDVPVELRFNAPDQMDRQLFIQSAAESHLKQPGSAGVALLQAAYTGNDASETAIYERAGLPYVVPEMREDDFAFRWSTQHHHTNLVTWDDLRGTLHNHSTWSDGKESVASMAAYTRELGLSYFGIADHSKTATYAHGLSVEQVMAQHTEIDQLNAGFGDDFRIFKGIESDILGDGSLDYDDEILARFDYVVASVHQTLNMSIEKATTRLLRAIENPYTTILGHPTGRLLLAREGYPIDHRAIIDACAEHNVVIEINASPYRLDIDWRWIDYAMQQGVMLSINPDAHSLAGLLDMHYGVDIARKGGLTAEMTFNALPLEKMQAYLQQRRSNLVK; encoded by the coding sequence ATGAGTAACGCTGAAATTGTCGACCTGCTGGAACTGACGGCCCGGTTGATGGAGCTTCACGAACGTGATGCGTTTAAAACCCGCGCCTTCCAGTCGGCCGCGTTCAACCTCGATAAAACTACCGCCGACCTAAGCCAGCTGCCGGTCGATGAGCTGGTCAAGCTGCCGGGCGTGGGAAAAAGCGTCGCGCAGAAAATCCACGAAATCAGTCAGACCGGGCGGCTGTCGGATCTCGATGCGCTGCTGGCCGAAACACCCGCCGGGGTGCTCGATATGTTCCGCATCAAGGGGCTGGGCGTCAAGAAAGTACGCACCCTCTGGCGCGAACTAGGCATCGACACGCTCGACGCACTGCGGCAGGCGGGCGAAGAAGGGCGTATTGCCACGATCAAAGGGTTTGGGGCCAGTACGCAGGAGAAAATCCTCGACGCGCTGACGTTTTTGCAGGAACAGCAGGGCAAACTCCGCATGGACCGTGCCGACGAACTGGCGCAGCGGCTGCGCGAACAGCTATTGCCGCATTTCGAGCGCGTCGACGTCAGCGGGCAGGTACGTCGGCGGGTGCAGGAAGTCGACACCGTGCAGCTGCTGGTACAAACCACCGATCCGCTCTCGGCCATGCTCACACTCCGGGGTATGCCCGAACTGCTGATCGACGAGCGCGAATCGTCGCCGTTTGTCTGGCGGGGGCGGTTTGCCGGGTACGACGTACCGGTGGAACTGCGGTTCAACGCGCCCGATCAGATGGACCGGCAACTGTTCATTCAGTCGGCGGCTGAATCCCATCTGAAACAGCCGGGGTCGGCGGGTGTCGCGTTGTTGCAGGCGGCTTACACGGGCAACGACGCCAGTGAAACCGCTATTTACGAGCGGGCGGGCCTGCCGTATGTGGTGCCCGAAATGCGCGAAGACGACTTCGCTTTCCGCTGGTCGACCCAGCATCACCACACCAATCTGGTCACGTGGGATGATCTGCGCGGCACGCTCCACAACCACAGTACCTGGTCGGATGGTAAGGAATCTGTCGCGAGTATGGCGGCTTACACGCGGGAGCTGGGCCTGAGCTATTTCGGCATCGCCGACCACTCAAAAACGGCCACCTACGCCCACGGACTGAGCGTCGAGCAAGTGATGGCGCAGCACACCGAGATCGATCAGCTGAACGCTGGTTTTGGTGATGACTTCCGCATTTTTAAAGGTATCGAATCCGATATTCTGGGCGACGGCTCGCTCGACTACGACGACGAGATTCTAGCCCGCTTCGATTACGTGGTGGCGTCGGTACATCAGACGCTAAACATGTCTATCGAAAAAGCCACGACGCGACTGTTGCGGGCCATCGAAAACCCGTACACGACGATTCTGGGGCACCCGACCGGTCGGCTGTTGCTGGCCCGCGAAGGCTATCCCATCGATCACCGCGCCATCATCGACGCCTGCGCCGAGCATAACGTCGTGATCGAAATCAACGCCAGCCCGTACCGGCTCGACATCGACTGGCGCTGGATCGACTACGCCATGCAGCAGGGCGTTATGCTGAGTATCAATCCCGACGCGCATAGCCTGGCCGGGCTGCTCGACATGCACTACGGCGTTGATATTGCGCGCAAAGGGGGGCTAACCGCCGAAATGACGTTCAACGCGCTACCGCTGGAAAAGATGCAGGCGTATCTGCAACAACGGCGTAGTAACCTGGTTAAATAG